The Pyrus communis chromosome 14, drPyrComm1.1, whole genome shotgun sequence sequence TCACACTTGATGTGAAAACACAGACAAATATGGGAGAAGGCAGCAATATCAAATGTCTgtttttttgtgggtttttcaGGTTCCAAGTGTGGTTGATTCCAACCCATGAAGGCTCAACTTTTGGTAAGACAGGATGTGACTCTATCTAGCTATGAGTTGAGGTCTTATTCATATTGGGGGTTTGGTCATTTCCATACTGCATGTAGCGCCCACTTAATAATGCAACTGTAGACTCCTCAAGGTTAAATTACTTCTGTTGACAAAAATAAAGGTTAAATTACTATTTTGTATTAAGATTTCTGGTTTAGTTACTTTACTAGTTATGAAGGAAAAAATATGTCACTGATTTTTTGTAATTGTGTGACAATCTTTGTATGTAACTAGTCATGAACACTTAAGAATTTTTCGTTATGAAGAATAATTTTTATGGATCCATGGTCAATCATTTTCCATATGCTACAAGAGGAAGAGGATCCAAAGCTGCAATCATTCAAGAGTCGAAATTCAAAAGCATTCACTTGACAGTTTATTCCAAAATATATATTCCAAACTTACAATATTGCAAACCAAAACTGCCAACTTAATTAAACAAGATTAAAACCAAGTTAGGAAAGCCATCATCCCTCATTCCGAATCTATTGGAGGCTAACAGAGGTCATGCTTTCTGATCTTCTGCTATATATAAGCTTATTCTAAGAACTTATGCCAAATTCATCTCATCGGCTTGCTCATTAAGGTCTAAACTCTTCCGATCCCCACATCTTCTTGATTTTCCATGATCTGAATTTCCATTTTAGTGACCTCAAAGTCAATGCCCTTGTACCACTTAGCACAAAacacataaattacaaaatcgAAAGCCGTTAAGGCAGCAATTAGGAAGTAAAACCTGTCCATGTGACCTGTATTCAGATCATCTGGGATCCAACCAGGGCTTTTGCCTTTAGCTGTGATCCCCATCACCATGTAAACCAGCATGCTACTCACATAATTCCCAAGAGATATTGAAGCCATGCACAGTGAACTTCCAAAGCTTTTTATCCCATCTGGGGCTTGACCATTGAAGAACTCCAGTTGACCAACATACATAAAAACTTCTGAAGCACCAACAAGAACGTACTGTGGAATTTGCCAAAATATGCTCAGAGTGCTTATCTTCTCATGAGGCTGCACATGTTTGAGCCTTGCAATCTCTGTGACACCGGCTGCAATCATCGATAACATTCCAATAATTAGACCTATCCCCATTCTTTTTAGCTCAGATAAACCTTTTGGGTTTCCATTTATTTTTCTGGAAAGCGGCACGAGAAGTTGGCGATAAATTCCGGTGCAAATGAGAACACTGCATATGTCAAAAGCAGACATGCTAGCGGCTGGGAGATGAAAATCTCCAAAGTTGGATTTCATCACGTCCCCTTGCTCTACAAAGAGGGAGGCCATTTGTGTGAAGACCACCGAGTAGATTATAGTGCAAAGCCAAATGGGTAACATTTTAAGTACGCATTTGGCTTCTTCAACTTGAGTCACAGTACAAAGCCTCCATGGATTCTTGGGGCCAGAAAGATCATCTTCTGTTATTGTTGCCGCCTTGTCCAAAAACCTGACAATATCATTGAGTTCTCTAAATCACCAATTGCCCGTATCTCTACTTGTAGGcgatatgtatatattattagggaaatatgcacaaatataaattgttacaaattttaatcaaaagagaATTGGGGGCACACTAAATCGACAATATGCTGCATATGAAAAATGGGTTGGTGCCCCGTAATTATTTGTGTAGCGTCTCCCCAGTTATGATTTTTATTAGAagtctatatatataatttgtagAGATAAAGGTTTGATACTTACTCAATTTCATCACTGTGATAAATCTTTCGGCTCCCTTTGATTGCAGATTCTGGTCCTTCCACCTCGTACAGGTCACCTGAGTTAGCTGGAACAATATTCCATTTTCGAGCTGCAGCAACGAATACCTGAGCGACACGCGGCAAAGGGTTGCCACATGGTTTTATGTACCTATACCTTGGTGTACCTAACAAAAAGGACAGTAGGGCTATGACAGCAGACCCCAGTGACACCACAAACCCTAGAGTCCATTTGCCAGTATCCTCATAATAGACCAATATGGTGTTTGAGAAAAGAGACCCAACATTGAGTGCAAAGTAGAAATAGCAAAAGAAAACTGCTTTTGAAGCTCTCTCTTCAGGATTTGCCTCATCAAACTGGTCTGATCCAAAGGTTGCTATGGTAGGTTGGTACCCGCCATATCCAAATGCAACCAAGTATATGGACAAGTAAAATATCACGACGCCGACTGAGGATTCTGGCATGCACATAGTTTCTCCATCGCCGCAACCAGAAGGATGGAACAAGAAGAGCCAAGATGACAAAGATAATAAGGCCAAGCCCTGATATTTTAGTCACATAAATTTTCATTCAGCTTAACCACATGTTTATAAATtatgaaaacaaaacacacacacacatagaacCTTCTTAGTTAAGGTTTACTGCAATTTTCAGGTGCAGTAATGTTTATTGATGACATATATTATTAGCAACCATATATACAATTTTAAGTGGTTAAAGTATCGACAATATCAACCTTATTATAAGGGTCGGAGTATCAAAAAGTGCACATAACCGCACTACTATACTcgagaataaaagaaaattatcatTGATAATTACCAGTACAAAGATGAGCTGGAAGATGGTGCATGTTAAGTAACGACCCCAATAGGAGTCACTGAGAAAGGCACCAACTAGGGAGCACAAATAAACAGTTCCAGTCCACTTGCTAACACTGTTGGCTGCATCGGCATTCTCCTGATCAAGAACTCTGGttaaaaacaaaaccaagttCACTCCAACACCAAAAAAAGCTAGTGTTGCTAGGGCTTGATTCGCTGCACAAAATAAGACCAATAAGAAACAGATTTGATTATTAACTCTATATATGTGTTAATGGAAATAAAAAGTGATCGATTATCTTCAAACCTAGTAAGAGGCTTGCAAATTTCCACCCTCCTGTGCTCTTTCTAATAAGGGATGCCTTACTTTTGGAAGTTGCCACCTTATGTTCAATTTCATTGAAGTTTATTTTCACAGCTTCTTGTGCTCCAGTCCCTCTATCGTTTTCTCTCACCTGCTGCTAGTTTTTTAAGGGATGAAAAAGAAGTCacaagttaaaaaaattatgagaaaCCGATGCCAGTAAaagatataaaataaaaaggacaacaattgtaagccctgcaccatcGAGAGCAACCTACATAACAATACACTATTATTGTGGCGTCTCGTGCCAATGATATAAAACCATGTGAAGAAAAAAGAACTTACACATGTCGTTCAATCATTGGAATAGGAAGCCACAGTGGCAGTGTAACCATCATGTAAGTCTTTGCTACACCATCATGTAGGAAACAATTGTAGGAAACCCTCTACTCAGTAATTAGTGGCCAATTGATTAGAACTTAGAAGTGGGGCATGTAAAGTTTGGACTAAGCTATACAGACTATTTATATTTTCTGGTCCCATTGATTAATTCCTCTTGATAATTAGTGCCACTTATTTTTGAAACAATATTTTCCTCTTGATACTGTAGAACTGTAGACTACTAACCTTTAGCGCAGCCTCATTATTAGTGAAGTTGATTGAATCCACAGTGGCCATTGAAGGCTTATTCTGCAAAACAGTAATGAATATATATCAGACCATGAAGAATTAACAATGACCAACTATAGTGtacatatgtataaatatgtatCATATCATATGTATGAAAAGTACACAGTCTTCTCGTGTTTTAAATATACTCTATTTACCGGTGCAGGACAAATGAAATGAAAGTGGAAAACGGTATAGCTAGAACGATCGAGgaaaaataaactaattaacGTGGTGAAACTattgaaacattttattttagctGGAGAGCAAAGAGCTAGTCTAAACATATATAGTACGGGATTTCAGAACacatataaataatatatatacacacacacatatagagtgtacatacatatattttgtatctaattttttattatatatctatatatatttacCTTGCAAAGAAAGAATAAACTCTTGCAAGAACTTACTTCAAGGGTAATTAATGGAGTTGGAGAAAAGAAGTAGCTAGTTGTAACCAAGAAGAACTTATGAGAAGAGTTCGTTGAAAGAGTTCAATATATATAGctggagaaatagagaaaggaacAGTAACGGGGGGAAATTAATTAGGTAGTCATTTTCAAACATACTTTATACTTGTTATTATCAAAcaaattttactaaaaaaaattgaaaagaaaaatattggtGGAATGGAGAGATCAGCTTAGAAGAGTCTGTACCACaaactaggtcgtttcttccATGAATGCTATTTGATTCCCACGTGAAAAGGACCTTTTGATAAAATGGATGATAGTCTCTCCTTAATTTCacttttgaatttatatttaatGTTATATTTTCGGGTTAAGATGATATTCATCACTAAGCATAATAAGCAGTTGTTAAACAGTaaatttccaaaagaaaaaggaaaatagaaaactagattttaatccctAAATAAGAGGAAGTTtattagaaaaatgtcttatacaagattaaaaattgattttagttcCTAGACTCTATTAAATGTCagcatatgtattcaatgtctctcttttttatttataattttatggtgttcataaattaaattttatgaaaatattataaattttaattctcattatggtgagtatcttatataagaaaatattttcatagagatttttcggtacacttatgtttttgcatattttgttatgtgccactaatttactacaatatatttagatacggacattttggtacactaaattagtaaaatatattttgatatagatgtttaggtacactaattagaggaagttaaataaaattaatgaattaaaatgtgtataataataaatttaaaatttaatgtaatgacattaaataagatatctattaaatattaaaacaaaaatataatataatttgaattaagtacacattaaggaactaaaatcaatatacaatctaatatcaagtttttttatttattttaatcttcttgaatgattaaagttcaaaaatcccaaaagaaaaaagcaacCGTCCTTgttctaatttctttttttttgggtaacaaTTCTAAAATTATTTGACAAGCAAGAAAAAGTGTTTTTCTTGATCGCTAGAGTTTGCATATAGGGTAAGGATAATGTCAGGAAGATcatctatttaaattatattttgaatcaTATGACGTGGCTATTTATGATTGGATCATTAATGTTGAtaaatgtgtttattttctattggagTCACATCAcatggtttacaaatttagtttaaaaaaatgatctacctagcattatccttataCATAACAAAAATAAGTCATCAGCTCAAAAACTACTGTTGGGGAGAAAATATTGTTGTCGAAGATACAAATATTCCTGTTTTTTTCTATATGTTCTGCATGTTGATAATATTTcgtcaattaaaaattaaaggtTTCTTGTGAAGTAAGTGTTTCTTGCCGTATTGATATTACTAACCTCTTACGGAACTTGGTTATGAGAAGGTAACTGCTTCTGCAACTGTACCAGACTCCAGCGATGGTGAGGAGCACGTATCGGTACGTTTAGTCGGAAAGCTAAACAATCTGTTAAACCCTTTTGTCATTATGGGGGGAAAAgttggattaaatttgattAACAACGCCTTTAATTATTCTGTTAATGATCCCCTCCACCTAGCTAATGGTATACACTCCATTAGCGCTGAAAATATAACTTATGAAACTGTATAAACTCTCTTCGCGTTAGTATTTATAAAGACTAAAGATACAGAATAATCCATAAAGGACTTGTTTTGGGTTTAGACTTTCAGGGTTTACGGTGCAAGATTTACAAAGAATACAAAAAAGTAAAGGACTATGAGTTCGATGAGGTCTCCGATCGGTCTCCTGATCAACCGTGAACTGAGAAACAGCTTACAGAGCCACACAAAAATTCCCAAGTGAAAGCAATTAAGTGAGGTGTTGAAAGAGAGATTGAAAGGCCTAAAGAATGCTGATGATGCCGTGGGAGAGAGACTATAAGTCTCTAACAAAAGAGTAGAGTACTGATTTATATGAATTTTTGGGAGGCGTAAGATGCttgcttctattttttttttttttttttttttgaacaaatgatagcGTTAGTAAGTTAAATTAGTAAATGTTAGAAATGGAAGGGATCATTGTTAAATGTTAGAAAGGAAAGGGATCAGTGGGAATGAATCCCTTTCTGCCACTATGATAAAGCGTCATCTATGATGCTTACTTCCGTTATTCCGTAACTAATTAATCCGTATAAAGCTCCAAAACGTTTATCAATGTTGTACTTACTTACATGGCGCAAGTAATATATTTTCtacatattaaatttttaataataaggaAAAAAGAAGTTAACTTTATCAAAAATGTTGTTCTTATCATTTAGTTGTactatctctctaatagagatgagatCCATATGCGTTAGCAGATCCTACCTCTATaagagagatgatacaaatgatgGTACAAGTAGATGTTAAGTATAGCATTACTCTAACTTTATTCTTATATTATTGATCTACAATCACTATTATTTTCAAGATGCAGTAAGTTAAACAGGAATGGCCTAACCATGAGGGTAACCCACCAcatacattaatttttttaattattgtattATTGATCAATGGGCACCATTGTTTCCTGCGTATTAAATTCCGTCTTATTTTTTCCATTCCCTAAAACCTCTTCCAAGCAAACCCCAGCTGATTAACTAGGGGAATGGAAAGAATAATTTAGACACTTCGACAATTTAATTGTTGTTTAATAGATTTGCCAGTTAATGTGTTTTGCTTATTTAAATCTTGTCTGTGTGTATTGAGCTCCTCACAAAGGTAGTTACGTGAGCGGAATTTCAGAAGCTATATAATCCctaattttaacttttaaggATATACCTTTGTGGAGGATGAAAGTTATCACTGTAACgtgtcttattttttttaattacaaatttactCAACTAAAATCGAACACTCTTGTTAACTAAATGCAGATGCTTGGGATCCCTTGTCAACGAAAGTGAAACAAACATCTTCTGTTAGCAATCTCCAAACGTGATTTTTCACTTCTGTTTTCTTATGTAACCCAGCTATACATATGAACAGCATCTGACACATCCACAAGTTTTCTTCTATAATTAGCACAAAATATAGGAGGTCTCGAGTTAGATGCTCCGAGCTGATGAGTCTGATTGATTGTAGCTACGCGAAGGGTGAAATTCCCCATAACCTCTACAGGCTCAAAAATGGTAGATAATCGTGGGTTGCCACCAGTTGTCATCttttaaaaaaagaattcaTTACACTCACGTTTTTATCCgatcatttattttatatttggaaacttCTAGTCAAGACTGATAGATGAATGTTCTAACTTATATCATATCTCTGGTGTTAGCCAGCTATCCCATATGTTCGATTTAGTAAGTCAGTGACACCTAATTAAGTTTCctaaattgaagacctaattttTCACTCGCAAATTTGGTTACCTTTTCTAGAATAGCGTGCTTAATTTGGTTGTTACTTACCTAATTCAGTTTAATATTTTGAACCCTCAGCCTTACAAATACAAAACATGTTCATGCAACAGTAGCATATGCAAATCTCTAATTTCAGATTCTCTCCCTCAAAAACTCTCCCAAAGTTAATCATGTCAACGTTAAATCTTTTTCTCATCATGCTTTTCTTGAATGCCCATGATCACTTTGCGATTGCGTAATCTTGATCAATTAGTCTTCACATCCATGTCAATATTGTGCTTATCTTTTCCCTTGAGATTATTCACAATGGGAGAAGATGCATCAATCATCATGATCTCAAGTGCCCAAAGAAATCTGGCTTTGGAAACTTCAGATTCAAACGAAACAGCTTTTGCCTTACTTCATCCAAATAAGCGTGCAAGACACGACAATGGTGTGTCATTTGCAAAATTCAAAGGGGTTgtgccacaacaaaatggtcaCTGGGGTGCACAAATATATGCAGACAACCAAAGAATTTGGCTTGGCGCCTTCAAATATGAGAAGGAATCTGCCATGGCTTATGATAGCGTGGCAATCAAGCTTCGAAATGGTAAAGATTTGCATAGAAATTTTCCATGGACCAGCTTCACCGTTCAAGAGCCTCATTTCCAAAACCATTACTCAACAGATGCAATAATGAAATGATTAGGGATGGTTCCTATCCATCCAAATTTGATGCTTTTGTAAGGTCACAAACACAATCTCAAATTGAGGAAATGGGCAAGGACACCAATAACTCAATAAGAGTGCACGGTGATGGACAAGTATTGTGTAGGCAACTCTTCCAAAAAGAACTGACTCCAAGTGATGTGAGTAAGCTCAACAGGCTTGTGATTCCAAAGAAATATGCCGTCGAGTATTTCCCATTTGAGAATGTGGAAGTACATGGGACTGAGGACATTGAGCTAGTTTTCTATGACAAGTTCACGAGGGTTTGGAAGTTTAGGTACTGCTATTGGAGGAGTAGCCAAAGCTTTGTATTGACAAGGGGTTGGAATAGATTTGTAAAGGAAAACAATTTGAAGGTAAATGATGTGATCACATTTTATGCATGTGAGAGTGATGATCAAGTAATAAGAGAGGAAGATAAAGAAAGTACTACATTTTGGTTAATTTATGTAATGCATAGTGAAGGCGAAATCAACAGATCATGTTTGGTTGAGGAGGCCAATGAGCGTGAGGATTTGCAGGTACAACTGGAACTAAATTTGGGGGAATGTAGCAGCTGCAAAGTTTCAAACAGGTGAATgtggctggtttggtattgttatgctttgaaaaaaaactgcttctactgtgttgtgagaataagcagctttgaaataaagcagcagagtgtttggtaaacttttttgtaaaagtgcttttgaaaaaaaaaaaaaaagcagtattatagtatttgataaacttttatgtaaaacaaatgtgaaaaaaaactggtttttcaaagctgggttttgcagc is a genomic window containing:
- the LOC137716596 gene encoding protein NRT1/ PTR FAMILY 7.1-like, which codes for MATVDSINFTNNEAALKQVRENDRGTGAQEAVKINFNEIEHKVATSKSKASLIRKSTGGWKFASLLLANQALATLAFFGVGVNLVLFLTRVLDQENADAANSVSKWTGTVYLCSLVGAFLSDSYWGRYLTCTIFQLIFVLGLALLSLSSWLFLFHPSGCGDGETMCMPESSVGVVIFYLSIYLVAFGYGGYQPTIATFGSDQFDEANPEERASKAVFFCYFYFALNVGSLFSNTILVYYEDTGKWTLGFVVSLGSAVIALLSFLLGTPRYRYIKPCGNPLPRVAQVFVAAARKWNIVPANSGDLYEVEGPESAIKGSRKIYHSDEIEFLDKAATITEDDLSGPKNPWRLCTVTQVEEAKCVLKMLPIWLCTIIYSVVFTQMASLFVEQGDVMKSNFGDFHLPAASMSAFDICSVLICTGIYRQLLVPLSRKINGNPKGLSELKRMGIGLIIGMLSMIAAGVTEIARLKHVQPHEKISTLSIFWQIPQYVLVGASEVFMYVGQLEFFNGQAPDGIKSFGSSLCMASISLGNYVSSMLVYMVMGITAKGKSPGWIPDDLNTGHMDRFYFLIAALTAFDFVIYVFCAKWYKGIDFEVTKMEIQIMENQEDVGIGRV